The window ACTGGTCACACCGGCAATCGGGTGGCCGGCGTCAGTGGAGCTGTTGATCACTTGCTTGACCGCGGCGGTAATCAGCATGCCAACCAGACCACCGCCACCGTTGTTGCCGCCCTCTTCGCTCGACGCCCGGGCCGAGCCGGTCCACAGGGTGGTGCCGCTCTTGAGGTCTACCAGTTTCGCAGTGGCGGTTACCACCGTTTCACTGCTGATGATCAGGTAGCGCGTGCCGTAGTCGGTCACGGTGATGTACAGCGCCGCGTCGGCACCGAAGATTTCCTGCAGCTTGTTGGCCGGTGCCTGATGAATGTCCGCCGGTGTGGTCAGGCCATTCTGGCGGAATGTCTCATCGACCAGGGTGATCGGCAGCACGTAGTAACCGGCTTCCGCCAACGGGTACGTGACCTGCGACAACATGCTGTAGGACGCCTTGACGTCCGGCGAGTTGTTCAGGGGCGGCAGTACCAGAATGGTTTTCGGACGGGCTTGCTTGTACGCCGAATAATCCACGGTCTTGGGGCTGACGCAGCCGCCGAGCACGGCCAGCGCCAGCAACCCGACCAGCAGTTTCAATGCGCGCGCGATCATTGGATGTCTCCGGTCTTGGCGTTTTTAAGCAGAAAATCCATGTACGGCGTCGACTCGGGAAACAGGGTTTTCTCGGTCCTTAACTGCTGCACCATTTGATCGTCCTTGCCCATGCTCAGGTACAACAGACCCAAATGAGCGTGGTAGCCGGGCGGCGGTGTCTTGCCGGTGGACCTGATCTTCTGCAGGTCACGTTCCAGCGCTTCGGCCTGGGCTTCCTTGGGTTCTTCACCCTTGAAGTACTCGTAGACTTGCGGCTGGTAGCTTTCCCACTGGTAAAGGGTTTTCGGGCCGGCGCAACCGGCCAACAGGCCACTGACCAGCAATGTCGACGCCATCAGCGCCCACGACACATACGTCTTGAACATGCTTTTACCGCTCCTTGTCATCAACCTTGATCAGTTACCCGGTTTCCATGCCCCGGCATTCATGCCGTCCACCAGGCGATTGATCGCCTCGCGCATGGCCAGGTCGAGCACTTTGCCGTTGAGGGTCGAATCGTAGGCAGCGGTGCCGCCGAAGCCGATGATTTCACGGTTGGACAAGGCGTACTCGCCCGCGCCCTGAGTCGAATAAACCACTTCGGAGGTGCTGATATTGACGATGTTCAGGTTGACCTTGGCATAGGCCACCTGGGTCTTGCCGCGACCGAGAATGCCGAACAGCTGGTGATCGCCGGTCTCTTTGCGGCCAAACTCGGTGACATCACCGGTGACTACAAAGTCTGCACCCTTGAGGCGCTGGGACTGCCCCTTGATCGCGGCTTCCTGCTGGATCTCGCCCATGTTGTCGCGGTCCAGCACGCTGAAGCGGTTGGTTTGCTGCAAGTGAGTGATCAGGATGGTCTTGGCCTGACCGCCGAGGCGATCCACGCCGTCGGAGAAGATGCCGCGCATGTAGCTCGAACGGTTGTCGAACTTGCCGACTGCCATCGGTACGCGAACACCGGCATAGGCCACGCTGGCGCTTTCGACTTTGGCGACCGGCAAGGCGCGCGAGCTTTCGGTGGCGCACCCGGCCATGCTGCTCAAAAGGGCAATCGCTGCCGCCGACACCAACATCCGAGAGATCATTCTCACTGTGCATTCCTTCTGAAAAAACGGTTTATCCCGGCACGGCAATAGCCAGCCGCTGCGGGGGGCAGCGGCGAAAAAAGCGAGGGGGAGTCGAATCGATAATCGACGTGCTGGACGTCGACGGCCGGCATTATGCCAAAGTGCCATCATCGTGGACAGTGTTTAATTTTTTATTGGCGCCAATGCATTGGCTGCCGTATTGATCGTTCCCACGCGAGCGTGGGAACGATCAGTGGCGATCAGTGGTTGGGATCAGTGGAAATCCCGGCTGCGTACGCTGATGCCATCCAGCAAAGGACTCAAGTCGCTCAGGCGTCCGGCAATCAGGTGTCGCACCTCGCCTTCCTTTTCCCAGCGGCCATCGACCTTGAGCAATTGCGAGCCGACGAGGACTTTTCGCTGCCGGTCGGCGAGGTCGCGCCAGACGATGACGTTGATGTTGCCGAACTCGTCTTCCAGGGTGACAAAGGTCACGCCACTGGCCGTGCCCGGCCGTTGCCGACCTGTGACCATCCCGGCGACGCTGACCGGGCGCCCGTGTTCGACTTCCATCAGCTCTTTCGAACTGCGGCAACGCCGGGCTTTCAATTCACCGCGCAGCAACGCCAGCGGATGCGGGCCGAGGGTGGTGCCGACACTGTTGTAGTCGGCCAGCAGGTCCTCGCCCACCGTGGGTTTGGGCAGATAGATCGCAGGTTCTTCCTGGCTCGGCAGGCCGGCAAACAAACCGAGCTGCTTCTGCACCCCCGCCACTTCCCAGCGCGCCCGATGACGGTCTCCCGCCAGGCCACGCAGCGCACCGGCGTCGGCCAATTGCTCCTGGGCACGGGCATCAAGCCGCGCACGCTCGCCCAGGTCAGCGATGTCGACAAATATCCCCTTCGCCCTCGCCGCTTCGATGCGCCGGGCATCGTCCTCGCGAAAGCCCTTGATCATCCGCAGCCCCATGCGAATCGCCGGTTGCGCGCCGGTAATCGGTTCGAGACTGCAATCCCAGTCACTCGCGCGCACGTCCACCGGGCGAATCTGCAAATGGTGCCGGCGCGCGTCCTGCAGAATCTGGTCCGGGCTATAGAAACCCATGGGCCAGCTATTAATCAGCGCACAGGCGAAAGCTGCCGGCTCGTGGCATTTCAACCAGCAACTGGCGTAGGTCAGCAAGGCGAAACTGGCGGCGTGGGACTCGGGAAAACCGTAGCTGCCAAAGCCCTTGATCTGTTCGAAGATCTGCGCGGCGAACTCGGCCGTGTAGCCGTTTTTCTTCATCCCGGCGGCCAGGCGATCCTTGTGCGGTTCCAGTCCGCCGTGGCGTTTCCAAGCGGCCATGGAGCGGCGCAACTGATCGGCCTCGCCGGGGCTGTAGTCGGCGGCGACAATCGCAATCTGCATCACCTGTTCCTGAAACAGCGGCACGCCCAGGGTACGCTTGAGCACGACTTCCAGTGCCGGGGACGGGTAAACCTCCGGTTCCTCCTTGTTTCGCCGGCGCAGGTACGGATGCACCATCCCGCCCTGAATCGGCCCCGGACGGACGATCGCCACCTCGATCACCAGGTCATAAAACTCGCGGGGCTTGAGCCTCGGCAGCATCGACATCTGCGCCCGGGATTCGATCTGGAACACGCCGATGGTGTCGGCACGGCCGATCATGTCGTAGGTTGGCGAGTCTTCGGCCGGGATCGTCGCCAGGCTCAAGTCCAGATGGCGATGACGGCGCAGCAAATCAAAACAGCGACGGATCGCGCTGAGCATGCCCAAGGCCAGAATATCCACCTTGAGCAGCCCCACCGCGTCGAGATCGTCCTTGTCCCATTGAATGATGGTGCGCTCGGCCATGGCGGCGTTTTCCACCGGCACCAGCGTATCCAGCGGCTGCTCGGAAATCACAAAACCACCAGGGTGCTGGGACAGATGTCGGGGGAAACCGATCAGTTGCCCGGTCAAGCTCAGCACCCGGCGCAGCACCGGGCTCTCGGGATCGAAACCGCCTTCAAGCAGGCGCTCCACGGGAGGCGTTGTATCGCTCCAGTGGCCGCAGCAATCGGCCAAAGCGTTGATCTGATCCGGCGGCAGGCCCAAGGCCTTGGCCACGTCGCGCACCGCGCCGGCCGCGTGATAGGTGCTGACCACCGCCGTGAGCGCCGCGCGGGTCCGGCCATAACGCTGGAACACGTACTGCAAGACTTCTTCGCGCCGTTCGTGTTCGAAATCGACGTCGATGTCCGGCGGTTCATTGCGCTCTTTGGAGAGAAAACGTTCGAACAACAGCGTGGTGCGATCCGGGTCGATTTCGGTGATGCCCAAGGCAAAACATACCGCCGAATTCGCGGCAGAACCCCGCCCCTGACAGAGGATTTTCTGCTCACGGGCAAACCGCACAATGTCATGCACCGTCAGGAAGTAGCTTTCATAGCCCAGTTCGGCGATCAGCTCCAGCTCCTTGTCGATCTGCACCAGCACCTTGGCTTGCGGACCGTTTGGCCAGCGCCACGCGACACCCTCTTCGGTCAGATGCCGCAACCAGGATGTGGCCGTCTGGCCTTCCGGCACCAGCTCGCGAGGATACTGGTAACGCAACTGGCCGAGGTCGAAGGTGCAGCGCCGGGCAATGGTCAGCGTTTCATCGAGCAGCGCTTGCGGGTAGATCGATTGCAGGGCATCGAGGCTGCGCACATGCCGCTCGCCGTTCGGATGCAGGCGCAACCCGGCCTCGGCCACCGGCAGGTGATGACGGATCGCGGTCATGGTGTCCTGCAAGGCGCGCCGTCCACGGCTGTGCATGTGCACATCGCCGCTGGCCACCGCTGGAATCCGCAGTTCCCGCGCCAGTGTCAGCAGTGCGTCCAGTCGTCGGGTGTCGTCCTGTCCGCGATGCAACTGCACGGCCAGCCACAGGCCATCGGTGAACGTCTGTTTCAGCCAGTGACCGCTGGCAAAATCATCGACCGCGTCCGGCACCCACAACGCCAGCAGCCCCGGCATCGGCTCGCTGAAGTCCTCACGCAGCACCTGATATTGACCTTTCTGCGTACGGCGCCGCGCCCGGGTAATCAGGCGGCACAGGGTCTGGTAACCCTCAAGGTTTTCCACCAGCAGCACCAGTTTCGGACCGTCCTCGATGCGGACTTCGCTGCCGATGATCAGCGGCAGTTCCACCGATCGGGCCGCTTGCCAGGCGCGGACGATGCCCGCCAGGGTGCATTCATCGGTGATCGCCAGCGCTTGATAGCCGTGTTTTTTCGCCCGCTGAAACAGCTCAAGGGCACTGGACGCACCGCGCTGGAAACTGAAGTTCGACAGGCAGTGCAGCTCCGCATACTCGACGCTCATGCGAACCAGCCTTGCAGCCACAGGGGACCGCCCTCACCCACTGCACGGTAGGCCCAGCCCTGCTGGCCGGAACGGGTTTCGATCAGGTAGTAATCGCGGCGCACATCATCGCCATCCCACCAGCCGGACTCAATGCGCTCCGGCCCCATGAGAATCCGTGTCGAGCCTTCGTGTACGGCCTGCGGCTCGGTCAGCAACCAGCCCGGACGCTGCACCCCCGCCAATCCCGCACACAGTTGAGTGTCGGCCCGCGCCTGCCACGCGCACTCTGGCCGGTGATCGGCCTGGAAGCGCAAGCCATGCACGGCGTCATCGCCGAGCCGTGCGCGCAAGCGTTCGCGCAGTTGCTCCCAGGGCAAGGACTGCTGCGGACGGTCGTCGAACAGTTCCTGACGCTGCGGGACGAAGCTCGGCAAGTCCTCGGCGCGCAACCGAAAACCGCGCACCGGGGCCTCGACCTGGACCTGTTCCAGCCGCCCCCGGGCCAGTTCGAAGAGCATCGCCGGATCGCGCTCGGCGCTGAGCAGGCCGACCTTGATCACCGTGTCCGGCAAGCCGGCGTGCTCCAGGTGCAGGTCGAAACGCTGCACGCCACTGTCGCGGCCGCAGAGGAAGGCCGACAGATCGCCGGTCAAGCGACGTAACGGAAACAGCAGCGCCTGATGCGATTGCACATCAAAGTTGAGCTCGATGCGCACATCAAATCGGTCCGGCGGCAGGTAGAACGCCAGCGCCAGCCGCCGCTCACCGAACAAGGCATCCAGGTGCTTGAGCACCTGCGCCTCGAACCGTCGCGCCAGGCTATTGCGC is drawn from Pseudomonas sp. 31-12 and contains these coding sequences:
- a CDS encoding CsgG/HfaB family protein, whose protein sequence is MISRMLVSAAAIALLSSMAGCATESSRALPVAKVESASVAYAGVRVPMAVGKFDNRSSYMRGIFSDGVDRLGGQAKTILITHLQQTNRFSVLDRDNMGEIQQEAAIKGQSQRLKGADFVVTGDVTEFGRKETGDHQLFGILGRGKTQVAYAKVNLNIVNISTSEVVYSTQGAGEYALSNREIIGFGGTAAYDSTLNGKVLDLAMREAINRLVDGMNAGAWKPGN
- a CDS encoding error-prone DNA polymerase: MAARLVRMSVEYAELHCLSNFSFQRGASSALELFQRAKKHGYQALAITDECTLAGIVRAWQAARSVELPLIIGSEVRIEDGPKLVLLVENLEGYQTLCRLITRARRRTQKGQYQVLREDFSEPMPGLLALWVPDAVDDFASGHWLKQTFTDGLWLAVQLHRGQDDTRRLDALLTLARELRIPAVASGDVHMHSRGRRALQDTMTAIRHHLPVAEAGLRLHPNGERHVRSLDALQSIYPQALLDETLTIARRCTFDLGQLRYQYPRELVPEGQTATSWLRHLTEEGVAWRWPNGPQAKVLVQIDKELELIAELGYESYFLTVHDIVRFAREQKILCQGRGSAANSAVCFALGITEIDPDRTTLLFERFLSKERNEPPDIDVDFEHERREEVLQYVFQRYGRTRAALTAVVSTYHAAGAVRDVAKALGLPPDQINALADCCGHWSDTTPPVERLLEGGFDPESPVLRRVLSLTGQLIGFPRHLSQHPGGFVISEQPLDTLVPVENAAMAERTIIQWDKDDLDAVGLLKVDILALGMLSAIRRCFDLLRRHRHLDLSLATIPAEDSPTYDMIGRADTIGVFQIESRAQMSMLPRLKPREFYDLVIEVAIVRPGPIQGGMVHPYLRRRNKEEPEVYPSPALEVVLKRTLGVPLFQEQVMQIAIVAADYSPGEADQLRRSMAAWKRHGGLEPHKDRLAAGMKKNGYTAEFAAQIFEQIKGFGSYGFPESHAASFALLTYASCWLKCHEPAAFACALINSWPMGFYSPDQILQDARRHHLQIRPVDVRASDWDCSLEPITGAQPAIRMGLRMIKGFREDDARRIEAARAKGIFVDIADLGERARLDARAQEQLADAGALRGLAGDRHRARWEVAGVQKQLGLFAGLPSQEEPAIYLPKPTVGEDLLADYNSVGTTLGPHPLALLRGELKARRCRSSKELMEVEHGRPVSVAGMVTGRQRPGTASGVTFVTLEDEFGNINVIVWRDLADRQRKVLVGSQLLKVDGRWEKEGEVRHLIAGRLSDLSPLLDGISVRSRDFH
- a CDS encoding DUF4810 domain-containing protein; translated protein: MFKTYVSWALMASTLLVSGLLAGCAGPKTLYQWESYQPQVYEYFKGEEPKEAQAEALERDLQKIRSTGKTPPPGYHAHLGLLYLSMGKDDQMVQQLRTEKTLFPESTPYMDFLLKNAKTGDIQ
- a CDS encoding DUF799 domain-containing protein, with the protein product MIARALKLLVGLLALAVLGGCVSPKTVDYSAYKQARPKTILVLPPLNNSPDVKASYSMLSQVTYPLAEAGYYVLPITLVDETFRQNGLTTPADIHQAPANKLQEIFGADAALYITVTDYGTRYLIISSETVVTATAKLVDLKSGTTLWTGSARASSEEGGNNGGGGLVGMLITAAVKQVINSSTDAGHPIAGVTSARLLSAGQPAGLLYGPRSPKYGTD
- a CDS encoding DNA polymerase Y family protein, producing the protein MRWVCILFPQLALDAVLRQRPDPDEPLALLTGPAQRRVLQAVNAPARALGLRPGQSMTAAQALSKGFVTAEYDVAEIEHWQQFLAAWAYRFSSQVSVHYPRAVVFEIESSLGLFGPWPQFEARLRTELGELGFRHRIVAAPNPVAARVLANVYDGLVVPDDQALRYHLGQLPVDRVALEPAVATALSRMGLRTLNQVQALPRNSLARRFEAQVLKHLDALFGERRLALAFYLPPDRFDVRIELNFDVQSHQALLFPLRRLTGDLSAFLCGRDSGVQRFDLHLEHAGLPDTVIKVGLLSAERDPAMLFELARGRLEQVQVEAPVRGFRLRAEDLPSFVPQRQELFDDRPQQSLPWEQLRERLRARLGDDAVHGLRFQADHRPECAWQARADTQLCAGLAGVQRPGWLLTEPQAVHEGSTRILMGPERIESGWWDGDDVRRDYYLIETRSGQQGWAYRAVGEGGPLWLQGWFA